AATCATAATATTTATCCTGCTGTTATACTATTCTGCTTCATTAAATTAGCCATTATCAATTATTCGTTGTCTTCATAATGTTCTAAGAATTCAGACCCCTTCGGTGTTATTTCATAGTAGGTATGGTTGCGATGCTTTATCCATTTGTTGTTTACTATGTTTTTGCGATACCGAATCATAACCGGTTGAACGCGCTTTAATAATTTTAAATCGCGAAGTTTCTTATAGCGTTCGAATACCGTTGCCCGAGGAATGCGAGTCATTTGGGCTGTTACTGCCGCGTAGTCATTGCCCATAACCTGATGATGATTCAATACTTTAAAATCAATATCATCCAGCGCAGTGTATTCGGGGTTGAGCAACAAATCCGGTTTGCTATTTTCCTCGATAATCTCATTCCAGGTTAGAGTAACCAGCCTCTCTTTAGCTACTTTGGCGAGATTTATACAGTCTGCCCGATGAACCGATATTATAGGCGAATCGATTTTTAAGAAACCGACAATTTCGTCATCAACTACCGGTTTACAGCATTTTGCCAGACGGTAATCTGCTTTTAGCGGCGGCATATCAATCATACAGGTAATATATGAATTACATCTGAAAAAAATCAAATATATTTACA
Above is a window of Candidatus Zixiibacteriota bacterium DNA encoding:
- a CDS encoding DUF2250 domain-containing protein, whose product is MIDMPPLKADYRLAKCCKPVVDDEIVGFLKIDSPIISVHRADCINLAKVAKERLVTLTWNEIIEENSKPDLLLNPEYTALDDIDFKVLNHHQVMGNDYAAVTAQMTRIPRATVFERYKKLRDLKLLKRVQPVMIRYRKNIVNNKWIKHRNHTYYEITPKGSEFLEHYEDNE